In Herbaspirillum sp. WKF16, one genomic interval encodes:
- a CDS encoding nucleotidyltransferase family protein: MRALLLSAGLGTRLKPLTDLLPKCLVPINGRPLLDFWLENLFSQGIEDILVNTHYRASLVREYLARSTWSGLVKLVHEERLLGTGGTLVANRDFFSGHRVLLIHADNLTRFNCRDFIAAHEQRPAGTALTMMLFHTSNPRSCGIVELDSAGIVQGFHEKVDNPPGDLANAAVYILEPEVLQFIASLERAEVDFSTEVIPYFVGRIFTYLNDDYHRDIGTVASWREAQDDFSMPSALPENHAAWAQLTAPMACELERLAHGLREIRTDSKS, from the coding sequence ATGCGTGCGTTGTTGCTCAGTGCAGGATTGGGGACGCGCCTGAAGCCATTAACCGATCTCTTGCCGAAATGTCTGGTGCCAATCAATGGCCGACCGCTGCTCGATTTTTGGCTCGAAAACCTCTTTTCGCAAGGAATTGAGGACATCCTTGTCAACACCCACTACCGGGCGTCCTTGGTGAGAGAGTATCTTGCTCGCAGCACTTGGAGTGGCCTAGTGAAACTCGTTCATGAAGAGCGCCTGCTGGGAACCGGGGGAACATTGGTCGCAAATCGCGATTTTTTTTCCGGTCACCGGGTTTTGCTGATTCACGCAGACAATCTCACCCGTTTTAATTGCCGCGATTTCATCGCAGCGCATGAGCAGCGGCCGGCTGGTACTGCATTGACCATGATGCTGTTCCATACTTCTAATCCCCGGTCATGTGGGATCGTCGAATTGGACTCGGCGGGGATAGTGCAGGGATTTCATGAGAAAGTTGACAATCCACCGGGCGACTTGGCCAATGCTGCCGTTTATATCCTAGAGCCGGAAGTGCTGCAGTTCATTGCATCCCTCGAGCGCGCCGAAGTTGACTTCAGCACCGAAGTGATTCCCTATTTTGTGGGTAGAATCTTCACGTATCTCAATGATGACTATCATCGCGATATTGGAACAGTCGCCAGTTGGCGCGAGGCCCAGGACGATTTTTCGATGCCTTCCGCATTGCCTGAGAATCATGCCGCATGGGCTCAGTTGACTGCGCCAATGGCGTGTGAACTGGAACGTTTGGCACACGGTCTTCGGGAAATCCGAACTGATTCAAAGAGCTAA